CCGGGCTTGACCACCGCAACCCAAAACTCCGGGCCGCCCTTGCCTTTGCCCATGCGGGTTTCGGCCGGCTTCTTGCTCACCGGCTTGTGGGGGAAAACCCGAATCCAGATCTGTCCGCCACGTCTGGCGTGGCGGGTGAGCGCAATCCGGGCCGCCTCGATCTCGCGGGCGGTAACCCAGCCCAATTCGGTCGATTGCAAGCCATACTCACCAAAAGCCAGGGCGTTACCGCGCTGGGCGATACCGCGCATTTTACCGCGGTGGTGTTTCCGATAGCGAACTTTTTTGGGAGCAAGCATCGCGCAAAGTCCTTATTTGTGGGCGCAACAGCCTCAGGCACCAATGGCGTTCCGCTGCTGTTCCTCTTCGCGGGTGAGGACCTCGCCGCGAAAAATCCACACCTTAACCCCAATGATCCCGTAGGTCGTCTTTGCTTCTGCCGTGCCGTAGCTGATATCGGCGCGCAGGGTATGGAGGGGAACGCGGCCCTCCCGATACCACTCGGTCCGGGCAATTTCCGCCCCGGCCAGACGGCCCGAGCAGCGGACCTTGACGCCCTGGGCGCCCATCCGGATCGCCCGCGCCACGCTCTCTTTCATCGCCCGCCGAAAGGCCACCCGACGCTCGAGCTGAAGCGCTACGTTTTCAGCCACCAGCTGACCGTCGATGTCGGGCCGACGCACCTCGTGGATGTTGAGGTAGACCTCGCGCTCGGTCAAACCCGACAACTCCGATTTGAGCTTGTCAATCTCGGCCCCTTTTTTGCCGATCACGATGCCCGGCCGGGAGGTGTAGATATTAATTTTGGCTTTGTTGGCCGCCCGTTCGATCTCGATCTTGGACAGTCCGGCGTGGTACAGCCGCTTCTTGATGAAGGACCGCAGGCGCAGGTCTTCGTGCAACAGGTCAGCGTATTCTTTCTCAGCAAACCAGCGTGATTCCCAGCTTTCCAGCACGCCGAGACGAAATCCTTTGGGATGAACTTTCTGGCCCATGCACTTCTCCTACTTTCCTTCGTCAACAACAACCGTGAAGTGGCTGGTGCGTTTCCGAATCGGGGTAGCCCGGCCGTGAGCCCGTGGTCTGAAACGTTTCAGCATAGCACCGCCGTCAATATGGACGCGCTTGACGTACAGATCGTCAGGATCGACGTTTTGGGTATCGGTGGCGTTGGCGATGGCGGAACGCAGCGTCTTGGCCAGAATGCTGGCCGCTTTCTTGGGGGTGAAACGCAGCACCAGCAACGCCTCTTCGACCCGCTTACCACGAATCAGGTCGGCCACAAGACGGGCCTTGCGTGGGGACATCCGTACCTGGCGCGCGATGGCTTTTACTTCCATGGGGGGCGCTCCTATCGCCTTCTCTCGCCTTTTCGATCACCGGCGTGGCCGTAAAACGTCCGGGTTGGAGAAAACTCTC
This window of the Desulfurellaceae bacterium genome carries:
- the rplP gene encoding 50S ribosomal protein L16 — encoded protein: MLAPKKVRYRKHHRGKMRGIAQRGNALAFGEYGLQSTELGWVTAREIEAARIALTRHARRGGQIWIRVFPHKPVSKKPAETRMGKGKGGPEFWVAVVKPGHIIFEMEGVPEELAREALRLASHKLSVSTQIRDRSETPYASA
- the rpsC gene encoding 30S ribosomal protein S3 encodes the protein MGQKVHPKGFRLGVLESWESRWFAEKEYADLLHEDLRLRSFIKKRLYHAGLSKIEIERAANKAKINIYTSRPGIVIGKKGAEIDKLKSELSGLTEREVYLNIHEVRRPDIDGQLVAENVALQLERRVAFRRAMKESVARAIRMGAQGVKVRCSGRLAGAEIARTEWYREGRVPLHTLRADISYGTAEAKTTYGIIGVKVWIFRGEVLTREEEQQRNAIGA
- the rplV gene encoding 50S ribosomal protein L22; translated protein: MEVKAIARQVRMSPRKARLVADLIRGKRVEEALLVLRFTPKKAASILAKTLRSAIANATDTQNVDPDDLYVKRVHIDGGAMLKRFRPRAHGRATPIRKRTSHFTVVVDEGK